ctGGGTAAACTAGGCAGGCTCAAACTCAGAAGAACCAGTGTAAGTCAGAATCATGCAGAAGGCAAAAGAAATGGTAGAAGAAAGAAAGCTAATCATGCAGTTTCTTCATTCTACGTGGAAcgataaaagaaattatcttaACGAAAAAAGCAcatggagaaggaagaagatcgACGAAAATGTTCAATGACAAGATGCTAGGAAGTCTCAAGCCATGTCTTTAACCATGAAAAGTTACATATAACATTACTAACACGCAAGTCGTTATCTTTTTGGAATCAAAAGGAAAACCCACATAAAATGGGGATCAAAGACCTCGGACACCCCTGTTTCTGTTTCCAAGTACAGTGGATTTGATTTTATTAAGTGCGGCAAGTACGTCTTTCGTTTCAGGTCTTTTATCCCACTCTTCAGAGCACTTCATGCCTAATTTCAGGATGGACAAAACTATACTTGCCGCATATCCACTAAAAGAAACTTAAGTTAGTACTCTGTCCCCCCTGTTTTTTCTGTCATTTGAGGAAAACTTTACTATTCCAGTACTTCAATTATGAAATGCTAATCGGTCCATATCATAAAGTTAcccttaatataataaaatatagaataatcATCGATTGATATATGAGAGAAATAAAGAGGTAATTATTGATTGACCAGGCAACCATTGTTTTGTAACTTTTAATTCTTCTGCATTTTCATGTCTAAGATCTATAAAGAAAGAACTCAGCTGATGAAAATTTTCGTAGAATTTGTTTCTTACTCGGTTGTCATGTTCAAAGTTAGCTATGTATTAGTTTATTATACTGCTCAGCACTGAAATAAATACCAGGAGGAGAATTTCATGTACCTGGTGCAATGTAGCCAAGTGTACCAAGAGTTTTGGTTTGTGTTGTGTCCTTATTTTCGATTAAAATCTTTGCAAGGCCAAAATCACTCACATGTGCAACCATGTCCTCATCCAAAAGAATATTGTTAGGCTTCAAATCACAATGCACCACTGGTTCTGACTGATCGTGGTGGAGATATTCCAATGCTAATGCAATACCAATCATGATGTTTACTCTTTGGAGAAGATTCAAGCAATAGTTGTGGTGGTATAAGTACTTTTCAAGGCTGCCGTTCGCCATGTACTGTAGTATCAAAGCTCTGAACTCTGGGTTGGAGCATGTACTTATGACTTTAACAAGATTTCTATGCCGAATTGTTCGTAAAACCTTGCATTCCGCATCAAAGCTTTTGAAAGCACCGTCTAATTGCAAATTTAGAACTCTGACAGCAACAATGATCCCGTCAGAAAGGATCCCTTGACAGCAACAATGATCCGTCAGAAAGGATCCCTTTGTACACAGAGGAAAAACCTCCAGTTCCAAGCAAGTTGCTTTGACAAAAGTTGTTTGTCCCTCGGCTAAGCTCTTGATACGATATCATTCTATTCTCCAACGTAGGTACCATACTAGGTGAACT
This genomic interval from Juglans microcarpa x Juglans regia isolate MS1-56 chromosome 4D, Jm3101_v1.0, whole genome shotgun sequence contains the following:
- the LOC121260315 gene encoding probable LRR receptor-like serine/threonine-protein kinase At3g47570, with amino-acid sequence MNSFEGDIPQSFGDLKGLDMLNLSYNNLSGTIPKSLEVLSHLKYLNVSFNKPSGEIPSNGPFANFTAESFLGNKGLCGNSIFGVRPCKNPSSQESGAIIFAALVYMLRKHRKSKMQNLSSPSMGSFLTDHCCCQGILSDGIIVAVRVLNLQLDGAFKSFDAECKVLRTIRHRNLVKVISTCSNPEFRALILQYMANGSLEKYLYHHNYCLNLLQRVNIMIGIALALEYLHHDQSEPVVHCDLKPNNILLDEDMVAHVSDFGLAKILIENKDTTQTKTLGTLGYIAPGT